In Acidimicrobiales bacterium, one DNA window encodes the following:
- a CDS encoding acyl-CoA dehydrogenase family protein has protein sequence MDLRFPPAAEAFRTEVREFLAGQLPADWQGIGAMDRDEAEAFSITWREVLHRHGLLGITWPEEYGGGGRSKIDQVVLAQELAHARVPMGRLTDTTSIKLLGNTLVRWGTPEQKQRYLPRILSGDDIWVQGYSEPEAGSDLAGLRLRAEPNGSGWVLTGQKIWTSRGLEGTGVFVLARTNPDAPKHRGITFLLCPLDTPGVDVRPIRTLTGGSEFCEVFFTGAPVPAENVVGEVDGGWRVANSLLGHERGEEAATNPIFFRAELDRIVALARDRGLAGDPVVRDALAWCHTLVETMRFLGYRILTRYLRDGEIGAVGSISKLYWSEYHQRAADLALRILGADALVREGRRPYRTFRTDEPGGSNSSNSWIDVFLLNARSGTVYAGTSEIQRNIIAESILGLPKEPLAPSLAPARAGGP, from the coding sequence GGCAGGGCATCGGGGCGATGGACCGCGACGAGGCCGAGGCCTTCTCGATCACGTGGCGCGAGGTGCTCCACCGGCACGGCCTGCTGGGCATCACCTGGCCCGAGGAGTACGGCGGCGGTGGTCGCTCGAAGATCGACCAGGTGGTCCTGGCCCAGGAGCTGGCGCACGCCCGGGTCCCCATGGGCCGGCTCACCGACACCACGAGCATCAAGCTGCTCGGCAACACCCTCGTGCGGTGGGGCACCCCGGAGCAGAAGCAGCGGTACCTGCCGCGCATCCTCTCGGGTGACGACATCTGGGTGCAGGGCTACTCCGAGCCCGAGGCCGGCTCGGACCTCGCCGGGCTGCGGCTGCGGGCGGAGCCGAACGGGTCGGGGTGGGTGCTGACCGGCCAGAAGATCTGGACGTCCCGAGGCCTGGAGGGCACCGGGGTCTTCGTCCTCGCCCGCACGAACCCGGACGCACCCAAGCACCGGGGCATCACGTTCCTGCTCTGCCCGCTCGACACGCCCGGCGTCGACGTGCGCCCGATCCGGACGCTGACAGGTGGGTCGGAGTTCTGCGAGGTCTTCTTCACCGGGGCGCCCGTCCCGGCCGAGAACGTGGTCGGCGAGGTCGACGGCGGCTGGCGGGTGGCGAACAGCCTGCTCGGGCACGAGCGGGGCGAGGAGGCGGCCACCAACCCCATCTTCTTCCGGGCCGAGCTGGACCGGATCGTCGCCCTGGCAAGGGACAGGGGACTCGCGGGCGACCCCGTGGTGCGCGACGCGCTGGCCTGGTGCCACACGTTGGTGGAGACCATGCGCTTCCTCGGGTACCGCATCCTGACCCGGTACCTGCGCGACGGCGAGATCGGCGCCGTGGGGTCGATCTCCAAGCTCTACTGGAGCGAGTACCACCAGCGGGCGGCCGACCTGGCGCTGCGCATCCTGGGGGCTGACGCCCTGGTGCGGGAGGGTCGCCGGCCGTACCGGACCTTTCGGACCGACGAGCCGGGCGGCTCGAACAGCTCCAACTCGTGGATCGACGTGTTCCTGCTCAACGCCCGCAGCGGCACCGTCTATGCCGGCACCTCGGAGATCCAGCGCAACATCATCGCCGAGTCGATCCTCGGTCTCCCGAAGGAGCCGCTCGCGCCGAGTCTCGCCCCCGCAAGGGCCGGGGGACCGTAA